One Hymenobacter aerilatus genomic region harbors:
- a CDS encoding toxin-antitoxin system YwqK family antitoxin, with protein MAKNYPLLFLLLIISIPALAQRPKPAAVSLPPADTVYFDRDWERTETLEEVAYARIAHHDAAGKTMGTVRDYFYPSWKKQWEGKMASEKPDKPTGLCCGWHENGQVSFRGTYLNGVQQADFRSWREDGREIKCASRLVEALPLSNASIHCSNCMHSSRKVFTVDIPDGTVGIVYKLDVRDEGQPPVSWSTALAMAAVVGSGGTAAPALLGAAASALNKQGNNAPPTVSTKCHWYITADPAAANQFLATKGTITNVQACLRAASNTPQETRPITLPPGTRQLFVCVNNDNYTTDATATLSVSALVQACK; from the coding sequence ATGGCCAAAAATTACCCGCTGCTTTTTCTACTCCTTATTATAAGCATCCCTGCGCTGGCCCAGCGGCCCAAGCCGGCGGCCGTGAGTTTGCCCCCGGCCGACACGGTGTATTTCGACCGCGACTGGGAACGGACCGAAACGCTGGAAGAAGTTGCCTACGCCCGCATTGCGCACCACGACGCGGCGGGCAAAACGATGGGCACCGTGCGCGACTACTTTTACCCTTCTTGGAAAAAGCAATGGGAAGGCAAGATGGCCAGCGAAAAGCCCGACAAGCCCACGGGCCTGTGCTGCGGTTGGCACGAGAACGGCCAGGTCAGTTTTCGGGGTACGTATCTGAACGGCGTGCAGCAGGCCGACTTTCGCAGCTGGCGTGAGGACGGGCGGGAAATCAAGTGTGCATCCCGTCTGGTAGAGGCCTTGCCGCTGAGCAATGCTTCCATTCATTGCAGCAACTGCATGCACTCCAGCCGCAAGGTGTTCACGGTCGATATTCCGGACGGCACGGTGGGCATCGTTTACAAGCTCGACGTGCGCGACGAGGGCCAGCCGCCGGTGTCGTGGTCCACGGCCCTGGCCATGGCGGCGGTGGTGGGCAGCGGGGGCACGGCGGCCCCGGCTCTGCTGGGCGCAGCCGCTTCCGCCCTGAATAAGCAAGGCAACAACGCCCCACCCACGGTCAGCACCAAGTGCCACTGGTATATCACTGCCGACCCGGCCGCGGCCAACCAGTTTCTGGCCACGAAAGGCACCATCACGAACGTGCAGGCGTGCCTGCGGGCCGCGTCGAATACGCCCCAGGAAACCCGGCCCATTACGCTGCCGCCCGGTACCCGTCAGCTTTTCGTGTGCGTGAACAACGACAACTACACCACCGATGCCACGGCCACGCTGAGCGTGAGCGCCCTGGTGCAGGCGTGTAAGTAG
- a CDS encoding helix-turn-helix transcriptional regulator, with amino-acid sequence MSLAPLSLPNDAGCVLYIKHMVCARGIRVVRRELEGLGLQVLDVRLGAATVLDQAGQLDWARIRQALATAGFALLESPAQALVDRVKLAVAQLLRRSGNTLRHREFVPALAREVGLDSRRLHAAFAQLPGHESLISYITSQRLAYAQELLQTSRLDIGRIARQLGYGSLAHFSGQFRRFAQCSPSAYRQQLAFTQSVD; translated from the coding sequence ATGTCCCTCGCTCCACTCTCCCTGCCTAACGATGCCGGCTGTGTGCTTTACATCAAGCACATGGTCTGCGCGCGCGGTATTCGGGTGGTGCGGCGGGAGCTGGAAGGCCTGGGGCTGCAGGTGCTCGATGTGCGGCTGGGCGCGGCCACGGTTTTGGACCAGGCTGGGCAGCTGGACTGGGCCCGTATTCGCCAGGCGCTGGCCACGGCCGGCTTTGCCCTGCTGGAAAGCCCCGCGCAGGCGCTGGTGGACCGGGTAAAGCTGGCCGTGGCCCAACTGCTGCGGCGCTCCGGCAACACGCTGCGGCACCGCGAGTTCGTTCCCGCCCTGGCCCGGGAGGTGGGCCTGGACAGCCGCCGCCTGCACGCGGCCTTCGCCCAGCTGCCCGGCCACGAAAGCCTCATCAGCTACATTACCAGCCAGCGGCTGGCCTACGCCCAGGAATTGCTGCAGACTTCCCGGCTCGACATCGGGCGCATTGCCCGGCAGCTAGGCTACGGCAGTTTGGCGCACTTTTCCGGGCAGTTCCGGCGGTTTGCGCAGTGCTCCCCCTCGGCCTACCGGCAGCAGCTGGCCTTTACACAGAGTGTTGATTAG
- a CDS encoding efflux RND transporter permease subunit, with product MLDKIIRFALQNRLLMLAFAAGLLIAGTYTARQLPVDVLPDLDRPRVTVFLEAAGMAPEEVEALVTLPVETALNGATGVAAVRSNSAIGLGMVFVEFDYGTDIFTARQIVAEKLQTVSGQLPTGITPVLGPISSVMGQIMLVGLSGGQQTNAADLRTLANYTVRQRLLSIPGVAQVIPIGGDNLQYQVLLDMPRLNATGLTVTQVEEALRRSNLNTTGNFFDRNGSEVLIRNLGRLRSVADIENIIVGYRQGSPISVKQVANVAFGARFKRGDGSVNGKPAVILSIEKQPGTATVGLTQAVEKALVELKPSLPKDVQVNTRLFKQADFIESSITNVEEALRDGAILVVIVLFAFLLNVRTTFISLVAIPLSLLVTALVFRVAGISINTMTLGGLAIAIGELVDDAIVDVENVFRRLRENQHLPQPKPALQVIYAASSEVRNSIVYATIIVVLVFLPLFALEGMEGRIFAPLGIAYITSIVASLFVSLTITPVLCYYLLPKMKQIRAAEQEGGLVRWLKRKDTGLLGWGLTHPKMVLTVTGLLFALAASLVPFFGTEFLPPFNEGSLTVNFSAPAGTSLTESNKLGTLGEEQILQLPEVAYTARRTGRAELDEHAESVNNSEIEVAFKTEQELEQAGKTMRSREEILADLRQRLGLITGVNVNIGQPISHRLDHLLSGVRAQVAIKVFGNDLLELRRYANEIRTAASSVPGVVDLQVEKQVQIPQLLVRPRDAALRAYGLERGQVVATLETLFQGDVVSQMLDGQKRFDLIVKLPEAQRNDIATIAQTRIETPSGALIPVSQVADVSYEPGPNTVNHENTQRRITVSMNVAGRDLGSTVKEVQARINQQVKLPAGYYLTYGGQFESQQSASQKILWLSLFSLAGIFLVLYSHFKSGLMVGQIMLNIPLALIGSVVAVLLTGGTFSIASLVGFITLTGIASRNGIMMISHYIHLVEHEGERFSKEMIIRGSLERLVPVLMTALVAALALVPLTLAKDAPGKEILYPVATVILGGLLSSTFLDIVVTPVVFWLFGEKALAQYQRGHHEVSLDAHPQELDAQPLTPPADLNPVQPAV from the coding sequence ATGCTCGATAAAATCATTCGTTTTGCCCTGCAAAACCGCCTGCTCATGCTGGCCTTTGCCGCGGGCCTGCTCATCGCCGGCACCTACACGGCGCGCCAGCTGCCCGTGGACGTGCTGCCTGACCTCGACCGCCCCCGCGTGACCGTGTTCCTGGAAGCGGCCGGCATGGCCCCCGAGGAAGTGGAAGCCCTGGTAACGCTGCCCGTGGAAACGGCCCTGAACGGGGCCACCGGCGTGGCGGCCGTGCGCTCCAACTCGGCCATCGGCTTAGGGATGGTGTTCGTGGAGTTCGACTACGGCACCGACATTTTCACGGCCCGCCAGATTGTGGCCGAGAAGCTGCAAACCGTGAGCGGGCAACTGCCCACCGGCATTACGCCGGTGCTGGGACCGATTTCCTCGGTGATGGGCCAGATTATGCTGGTGGGCCTCTCGGGAGGCCAGCAGACCAACGCGGCCGACCTGCGCACGCTGGCCAACTACACCGTGCGCCAGCGCCTGCTCAGCATTCCCGGCGTGGCCCAGGTCATTCCCATCGGCGGCGATAACCTGCAGTACCAGGTGCTGCTGGACATGCCCCGCTTGAACGCCACGGGCCTGACCGTAACGCAGGTGGAAGAGGCGCTGCGCCGCTCCAACCTGAACACCACCGGCAACTTCTTCGACCGCAACGGCTCGGAAGTGCTCATTCGCAACCTGGGCCGGCTGCGCTCGGTGGCTGACATCGAGAACATCATCGTGGGCTACCGGCAGGGCTCGCCCATCAGCGTCAAGCAGGTGGCCAATGTGGCCTTCGGGGCGCGCTTCAAGCGCGGCGACGGCAGCGTGAACGGCAAGCCCGCCGTCATTCTCAGCATCGAAAAGCAGCCCGGCACCGCCACCGTGGGCCTGACCCAGGCCGTGGAAAAGGCGCTGGTCGAGCTGAAGCCCTCGCTGCCCAAGGACGTGCAGGTAAACACCCGCCTGTTTAAGCAGGCCGATTTTATCGAGTCGTCGATTACCAACGTGGAGGAGGCCCTGCGCGACGGGGCCATTCTGGTGGTCATCGTGCTGTTCGCCTTCCTGCTGAACGTGCGCACCACCTTTATCTCACTGGTGGCCATTCCGCTCTCGCTGCTGGTGACGGCGCTGGTATTCCGCGTGGCGGGCATCAGCATCAACACCATGACGCTGGGCGGGCTGGCCATCGCCATCGGCGAGTTGGTCGATGACGCCATCGTGGACGTGGAAAACGTGTTCCGCCGCCTGCGTGAAAATCAGCACCTGCCCCAGCCCAAACCGGCCCTGCAGGTAATTTACGCTGCCTCCTCGGAGGTGCGCAACTCCATTGTGTACGCCACCATCATCGTGGTGCTGGTGTTCCTGCCGCTGTTCGCGCTCGAAGGCATGGAGGGGCGCATTTTTGCCCCGCTGGGCATTGCCTACATCACCAGCATTGTGGCGTCGCTGTTCGTGTCGCTCACCATCACGCCGGTGCTCTGCTACTACCTGCTGCCCAAGATGAAGCAGATTCGGGCGGCCGAGCAGGAAGGCGGGCTGGTGCGCTGGCTTAAGCGCAAGGATACCGGCCTGCTGGGCTGGGGCCTGACCCACCCGAAAATGGTGCTCACGGTCACTGGGCTGCTGTTCGCACTGGCCGCCTCGCTGGTGCCCTTCTTTGGCACCGAGTTTCTGCCGCCCTTCAACGAAGGCTCGCTCACGGTCAACTTCTCGGCCCCGGCCGGCACCTCGCTCACCGAATCCAACAAGCTGGGCACGCTGGGGGAGGAGCAGATTTTGCAGCTGCCGGAAGTAGCTTACACCGCCCGCCGCACCGGCCGCGCCGAGCTGGACGAACACGCCGAGTCGGTCAACAATTCGGAAATCGAGGTGGCCTTCAAAACCGAGCAGGAGTTGGAACAAGCGGGAAAAACAATGCGCAGCCGGGAGGAAATCCTGGCCGACCTGCGCCAGCGGCTGGGCCTGATTACCGGCGTCAACGTCAACATCGGCCAGCCCATCAGCCACCGCCTCGACCACCTGTTGAGCGGGGTGCGGGCGCAGGTGGCCATTAAGGTATTCGGCAACGATTTGCTGGAGTTGCGCCGCTACGCCAACGAAATTCGCACGGCCGCCAGCTCGGTGCCCGGCGTGGTCGACCTGCAAGTGGAGAAGCAGGTGCAGATTCCGCAGCTGCTGGTGCGCCCCCGCGACGCCGCCCTGCGCGCCTACGGCCTGGAGCGGGGCCAAGTGGTGGCCACCTTGGAAACGCTGTTTCAGGGCGACGTGGTGTCGCAGATGCTCGACGGCCAGAAGCGCTTCGACCTCATCGTGAAGCTGCCCGAAGCCCAGCGCAACGACATCGCCACCATCGCCCAGACCCGCATCGAGACGCCCTCGGGGGCGCTGATTCCGGTGAGCCAGGTGGCGGACGTGAGCTACGAGCCCGGCCCGAACACCGTCAACCACGAAAACACCCAGCGCCGCATCACCGTCTCGATGAACGTGGCCGGGCGCGACCTGGGCAGCACCGTCAAAGAGGTGCAGGCCCGCATCAATCAGCAGGTGAAGCTGCCAGCGGGCTACTACCTGACCTACGGCGGGCAGTTCGAAAGCCAGCAGTCGGCCTCGCAGAAAATTCTCTGGCTGAGCTTGTTCTCGCTGGCCGGCATCTTCCTGGTACTGTACTCGCACTTCAAGTCGGGGCTGATGGTGGGGCAGATTATGCTCAACATCCCGCTGGCCCTCATTGGCTCGGTGGTGGCGGTGCTGCTCACGGGCGGCACGTTCAGCATTGCCTCGCTGGTGGGCTTCATCACGCTCACCGGCATCGCCTCGCGCAACGGCATCATGATGATTTCCCACTACATCCACCTGGTGGAGCACGAGGGCGAGAGGTTCAGCAAGGAGATGATTATCCGCGGCTCGCTCGAACGCCTGGTGCCGGTGCTGATGACAGCCCTGGTAGCGGCGCTGGCCCTGGTGCCGCTCACGCTGGCCAAGGACGCGCCGGGCAAGGAAATTCTCTACCCCGTGGCCACGGTCATCCTCGGCGGCCTGCTCAGTTCCACCTTCCTCGACATCGTGGTGACGCCGGTCGTGTTCTGGCTCTTCGGCGAAAAGGCCCTGGCCCAGTACCAGCGCGGCCACCACGAAGTCAGCCTCGATGCCCACCCGCAGGAGTTGGACGCCCAGCCCCTGACGCCGCCCGCCGACCTGAACCCGGTGCAGCCGGCCGTCTAA
- a CDS encoding four-helix bundle copper-binding protein, which translates to MHAQNQSLLDALNACIAACEHCATACLQEDDVKMMARCISLDRDCADVCALTARLVARGSEHAAHLLRECAEVCKACGDECEKHGAHMQHCKECAEACRRCEEACRAGISVAA; encoded by the coding sequence ATGCACGCCCAAAACCAATCCCTCCTCGACGCCCTCAACGCCTGCATTGCCGCCTGCGAGCACTGCGCCACCGCCTGCCTGCAGGAAGACGATGTAAAGATGATGGCCCGCTGTATTAGCCTCGACCGTGACTGCGCCGACGTGTGCGCCCTGACCGCCCGGCTGGTAGCCCGCGGCTCGGAGCATGCCGCGCACCTGCTGCGCGAGTGCGCCGAAGTCTGCAAGGCCTGTGGCGACGAGTGCGAAAAGCACGGTGCCCACATGCAGCACTGCAAGGAGTGCGCCGAGGCCTGCCGCCGCTGCGAAGAAGCCTGCCGCGCCGGCATCAGCGTAGCCGCATAA
- a CDS encoding DUF2231 domain-containing protein, which translates to MFSDFPNLHPLVVHVPIVLILLGAASQAVLVFKDWEQVRWGTLLILAGGFAGALAASTTFHAMPTGLAPRAAAVFAAHEKFAGYTLWLSGITLLLRGIGQFFKIQRRAYEILVLGFALAAAGVLSVAGHRGAQLVYVEGVGPQGHLVSKHHGHEDDEEGAMPGMEMETGGQPAKAEADDHTENPAPGHQPPAEKPSSADMAGMDMSSPQPARPVAKSEKMADMPGMQMSAPKTSSKMPPGMKMNHSASPNQREEMPGMASMPGMKSQPAGAKKPGKAQAGMEGMADMPGMKMPVAQPAPAPGNMADMPGMEKGQVMPATGSMPRMQMPNPLDKFRFKDNNPARNQPSPKH; encoded by the coding sequence ATGTTTTCAGATTTCCCCAACTTACACCCCCTGGTCGTGCACGTCCCCATCGTGCTCATTCTGCTGGGCGCGGCCTCACAGGCCGTGCTGGTTTTCAAGGACTGGGAGCAGGTTCGCTGGGGCACGCTGCTCATACTGGCCGGCGGTTTTGCGGGGGCGCTGGCCGCCAGCACCACGTTTCACGCCATGCCTACGGGCCTGGCTCCCCGGGCGGCGGCCGTGTTTGCGGCCCACGAGAAGTTTGCAGGCTACACGCTGTGGCTCTCGGGTATCACGCTGCTGCTGCGCGGCATTGGGCAGTTCTTTAAGATTCAGCGCCGCGCCTATGAAATCCTGGTGCTCGGGTTTGCCCTGGCGGCGGCCGGCGTGTTGTCGGTGGCCGGCCACCGGGGCGCGCAGCTGGTGTACGTGGAAGGGGTGGGGCCGCAGGGCCACCTGGTGTCGAAGCACCACGGCCACGAAGACGATGAGGAGGGCGCAATGCCCGGCATGGAGATGGAAACCGGTGGTCAACCCGCCAAAGCGGAAGCGGATGACCACACCGAAAATCCCGCGCCTGGCCACCAGCCTCCGGCTGAAAAGCCCAGCTCGGCCGACATGGCGGGGATGGATATGAGCAGCCCGCAGCCGGCGCGCCCGGTGGCCAAATCGGAGAAAATGGCCGACATGCCTGGCATGCAGATGTCCGCCCCCAAAACCTCGTCAAAGATGCCTCCAGGCATGAAAATGAATCATTCGGCCAGTCCGAATCAGCGGGAAGAGATGCCCGGGATGGCCAGTATGCCGGGCATGAAGAGCCAACCGGCGGGGGCGAAAAAGCCCGGCAAGGCGCAAGCCGGGATGGAAGGAATGGCGGATATGCCGGGTATGAAAATGCCCGTCGCCCAGCCCGCGCCGGCCCCGGGCAACATGGCCGATATGCCCGGCATGGAAAAGGGCCAGGTCATGCCCGCCACGGGCTCGATGCCCCGCATGCAGATGCCTAACCCCCTGGACAAGTTCCGTTTCAAGGACAACAACCCGGCCCGGAACCAACCCTCGCCTAAGCACTAG
- a CDS encoding multicopper oxidase domain-containing protein — protein sequence MRLLLLLSFLLASLGAGAQSMPGMAMPQPQESYLTQSVPPAKQLQGTVVMPRTSYVGKRVEYDLYVEDRMVNFTGKMRHAIGINGQIPAPTLRFNEGDTAVIRVHNQMAMETSVHWHGLLLPNQYDGVPYLTTDPIKPGTVHTYTFPLRQSGTYWYHSHTMLQEQAGLYGSIVVQPKEIQYQLKEYVLVLSDWTDHRPKEVLRYLKRAGEWFAVQKGATQSYGEALAAGYVKDKLKQEWQRMPAMDVADVFYNKFLTNGQELSYFKDAQPGEVVRLRVINGSASSYFKLQYAGGPMQVIAADGINVEPFPTSKLEIATAETYDLLISVPQMGAAELRATSSDVTGYTSGYFGQGEPMRTPDLPKLNYFQMTREMNSMGNMSGMRMGGAGQMSPKGAAAPAGDNMKGMDMSGSQAAKAPAAEGGATPAGMDMQHGTAPATSTAPPRNRPMNQQEKGGMGMGSLQDSGSMGGMDMGGMAMGGMSGDFNYNQLRALHPTTLDSTKQWREINLTLTGNMLRYVWSFDNKTLSESDNIPIRKGENVRMVFQNMTMMRHPLHLHGHFFRLVNAQGAYSPLKHTFDIQSMGKVTIEFDANEDQDWFFHCHTLYHMMSGMARVISYEGSPRNEYARTGYRHLKREDNKLYPWADLAVHSQGSFLEANLSNNKNALEFEGRVNYQGNYETETHLLRYLDKRQFLAAFVGYDLRDNKTLRSASDSEGGNRRTEDNNRNFRRQAEVGVYYLLPLLVRAELRTDLTGQVRAQLERRDIPLSNNVFMDIRGNTDREFTLGFRYMVSKYASLSTNYDNQYGWGAGLTFHY from the coding sequence ATGAGATTATTACTCCTACTCTCTTTTCTGCTGGCTTCTCTCGGAGCCGGGGCACAGTCGATGCCCGGCATGGCCATGCCCCAGCCGCAGGAATCCTACCTCACCCAATCGGTCCCGCCGGCTAAGCAACTGCAGGGCACCGTGGTCATGCCCCGGACGAGCTACGTGGGCAAGCGGGTTGAATACGACCTCTACGTGGAAGACCGGATGGTCAACTTCACCGGCAAAATGCGCCACGCCATTGGCATCAACGGCCAGATTCCGGCCCCCACACTGCGCTTCAACGAGGGCGATACCGCCGTTATCCGGGTGCACAACCAGATGGCCATGGAAACCTCCGTGCACTGGCACGGCCTGCTGCTGCCCAATCAATATGACGGTGTGCCCTACCTGACCACGGACCCTATTAAGCCCGGCACGGTACACACCTACACGTTTCCGCTGCGCCAGAGCGGCACCTACTGGTATCACTCGCACACCATGCTGCAGGAGCAGGCCGGGCTTTACGGCTCCATCGTGGTGCAGCCCAAGGAAATTCAGTATCAGCTGAAAGAGTACGTGCTGGTGCTCTCCGACTGGACCGACCACCGGCCCAAGGAAGTGCTGCGCTACCTCAAGCGGGCCGGCGAGTGGTTTGCCGTGCAGAAAGGCGCGACCCAGAGCTACGGCGAGGCCCTGGCCGCCGGCTACGTAAAGGACAAGCTCAAGCAGGAGTGGCAGCGGATGCCGGCCATGGACGTGGCCGATGTGTTCTACAACAAGTTTTTGACGAACGGGCAGGAACTGAGCTACTTTAAGGACGCCCAGCCCGGTGAGGTAGTGCGCCTGCGCGTCATCAACGGCAGCGCCTCGTCTTACTTCAAGCTGCAGTACGCCGGCGGGCCGATGCAGGTCATCGCCGCCGATGGCATCAACGTGGAGCCCTTTCCGACCAGCAAGCTGGAAATCGCCACCGCCGAAACCTACGACCTGCTCATCAGCGTGCCCCAGATGGGCGCGGCCGAGCTGCGGGCCACCTCCTCCGACGTGACGGGCTACACCTCCGGTTATTTCGGGCAGGGCGAGCCGATGCGCACCCCCGACCTGCCCAAGCTCAACTACTTCCAGATGACGCGGGAGATGAACAGCATGGGCAACATGAGCGGGATGCGCATGGGCGGAGCCGGCCAGATGAGCCCGAAAGGCGCGGCGGCCCCGGCCGGCGACAACATGAAAGGCATGGACATGAGTGGCAGCCAGGCCGCGAAAGCTCCTGCGGCGGAAGGCGGAGCCACCCCGGCGGGCATGGACATGCAGCACGGCACCGCGCCGGCCACCTCCACCGCCCCGCCCCGCAACCGCCCAATGAACCAGCAGGAGAAGGGCGGCATGGGCATGGGCAGCCTGCAGGATTCGGGCAGCATGGGGGGCATGGACATGGGCGGAATGGCCATGGGCGGCATGAGCGGCGACTTCAACTACAACCAGCTGCGCGCTCTGCACCCCACCACCCTGGACTCCACCAAGCAGTGGCGGGAAATCAACCTCACCCTGACCGGCAACATGCTGCGCTACGTCTGGTCGTTCGATAACAAAACCCTGTCCGAATCCGACAACATCCCCATCCGCAAGGGCGAAAACGTGCGCATGGTCTTTCAAAACATGACGATGATGCGCCACCCGCTGCACCTGCACGGGCACTTCTTCCGCCTCGTCAACGCCCAGGGTGCGTACTCGCCCCTGAAGCACACCTTTGATATTCAGTCGATGGGCAAGGTCACCATCGAGTTCGACGCCAACGAGGACCAGGACTGGTTTTTCCACTGCCACACCCTCTACCACATGATGTCGGGCATGGCCCGCGTCATCAGCTACGAGGGCAGCCCCCGGAACGAGTACGCCCGCACGGGCTACCGCCACCTCAAGCGCGAGGACAACAAGCTCTACCCCTGGGCCGATTTAGCGGTGCATTCGCAGGGCAGCTTTCTCGAAGCTAACCTCTCCAATAACAAGAACGCCCTCGAATTTGAGGGCCGGGTCAACTACCAGGGCAACTACGAAACCGAAACCCACCTGCTGCGCTACCTCGACAAGCGGCAGTTCCTGGCCGCCTTCGTGGGCTACGACCTGCGCGACAACAAAACCCTGCGCTCGGCGTCGGACAGCGAGGGCGGCAACCGCCGCACCGAGGACAACAACCGCAACTTCCGCCGGCAGGCCGAAGTCGGCGTGTACTACCTGCTGCCCCTGCTGGTGCGCGCCGAGCTGCGCACCGACCTCACCGGCCAGGTGCGGGCCCAACTGGAGCGCCGTGATATACCGCTGAGCAACAACGTCTTCATGGACATCCGGGGCAATACGGACCGGGAGTTTACCCTCGGCTTCCGCTACATGGTCAGCAAATACGCCTCGCTGAGCACGAACTACGACAACCAGTACGGCTGGGGCGCGGGCCTCACCTTCCACTACTAA
- a CDS encoding HNH endonuclease, whose amino-acid sequence MVGPSDTPYYLGTPTPRVCRFCGRTEPEVSFRKDAHVMPDFMGNRNILSYFECDTCNALFAKYEDSFANYLGVARTFNQIKGKNKKVPKFKDNKTGLEVSMGAEGLHIKTIQGQDPLIIDAATNSAQLVTTRPSYVPIHLVKLLLKMALCLLDEQEVADYAWARRFVTSEEHDAAAQGMDLLSVMIHSIPGPPVFPAPFAQLYTRSETAPANIPEKVFVLYYANYYFQLALPFSRVDKVRFLAITPPLKTIDIPVFPLLIGETWLADYGPASFKRVDFTSNQKRVGEEHRFSLSFEKMVELPLDPVAPNDASHEAIDVKPG is encoded by the coding sequence ATGGTTGGCCCCTCAGACACACCCTATTATCTGGGGACGCCCACGCCTCGGGTTTGCCGGTTTTGTGGCAGGACGGAACCAGAGGTGTCGTTCCGAAAGGATGCGCATGTGATGCCCGATTTTATGGGCAACCGCAACATTCTATCCTACTTCGAGTGCGACACGTGCAACGCGTTGTTTGCGAAGTACGAAGACTCCTTCGCCAACTACTTGGGCGTAGCCCGAACCTTTAACCAGATTAAAGGCAAGAACAAGAAAGTCCCCAAATTCAAGGACAATAAGACCGGGCTGGAGGTATCCATGGGCGCGGAAGGTCTGCACATCAAGACGATTCAGGGCCAGGACCCGCTCATCATTGATGCGGCTACAAATTCTGCGCAGCTGGTTACCACACGTCCGAGCTACGTCCCAATTCATCTGGTCAAGCTCTTGTTGAAAATGGCCCTCTGTTTACTTGATGAACAGGAAGTGGCCGATTATGCGTGGGCCAGACGGTTCGTTACTTCGGAGGAGCACGATGCAGCAGCCCAAGGAATGGACCTGCTTAGCGTGATGATACACTCCATTCCCGGTCCGCCGGTGTTTCCGGCACCCTTTGCCCAACTCTACACCCGTAGCGAGACAGCGCCGGCTAACATTCCGGAAAAGGTGTTTGTGCTCTACTATGCCAACTACTACTTTCAGTTGGCACTGCCCTTCAGTCGAGTCGATAAGGTTCGTTTTTTAGCCATTACACCCCCTTTGAAGACCATTGACATCCCCGTTTTCCCGCTTTTGATTGGGGAAACGTGGTTGGCCGATTACGGCCCCGCCTCGTTTAAACGGGTCGATTTTACCTCAAATCAGAAGCGTGTAGGCGAAGAGCATCGGTTTTCTCTTTCCTTCGAGAAAATGGTGGAGCTACCGCTTGACCCGGTAGCGCCAAATGATGCAAGCCACGAGGCAATTGATGTAAAACCAGGCTAA
- a CDS encoding heavy-metal-associated domain-containing protein: MKTLQFKTNINCGGCIKAVTPTLNEQAGAGNWQVDTANPDKILTVTSDKLTPEEVVQAVEQAGFKIAAA, from the coding sequence ATGAAAACGCTTCAATTCAAAACCAACATCAACTGCGGCGGCTGCATCAAGGCCGTCACGCCCACCCTCAACGAGCAGGCCGGAGCCGGCAACTGGCAGGTCGATACGGCCAACCCCGACAAGATTCTGACCGTGACCTCGGACAAGCTCACGCCGGAGGAAGTCGTGCAGGCCGTCGAGCAGGCCGGCTTTAAGATAGCTGCTGCGTAA
- a CDS encoding DUF6122 family protein — MATITAHDAPTIPQRPLPTKVRPQVVSTRDHVPRTKQEPARKLGSRYAKAIANDTTARFTQPTAPRQPRKPFKLFSAQTLVHYSLHFAFPAVLALVFFPLMWQTAYLIMLATMLIDLDHLLAKPIFEPRRCSIGYHPLHSFYAVPVYALLLLLPATQIVAVGILFHLFTDTVDCLWSFSHCHECYLNSRIYALRNWLRKLLGREARE, encoded by the coding sequence GTGGCAACCATCACCGCCCACGATGCGCCTACCATCCCGCAACGGCCGCTACCTACGAAAGTCCGGCCCCAGGTCGTGAGCACGCGGGACCACGTGCCCAGAACAAAACAGGAGCCGGCGAGGAAGTTGGGCAGCAGGTATGCCAAAGCAATAGCTAACGATACTACAGCCCGCTTTACCCAGCCCACTGCCCCGCGCCAGCCACGCAAGCCATTCAAATTATTTAGCGCCCAAACGCTGGTGCACTACAGCCTGCACTTTGCTTTCCCGGCCGTGCTGGCGCTGGTGTTTTTTCCCTTGATGTGGCAAACGGCTTACCTGATTATGCTGGCCACGATGCTCATTGACCTGGACCACCTGCTGGCCAAACCCATCTTCGAACCGCGGCGCTGCAGCATCGGCTATCATCCGCTGCACTCATTCTATGCCGTACCGGTGTACGCCTTGCTGCTCCTGCTGCCAGCGACGCAAATTGTCGCCGTGGGCATCCTGTTCCACCTGTTTACGGATACGGTGGATTGCTTGTGGAGCTTCAGCCACTGCCACGAGTGCTACCTCAACTCCCGTATTTACGCCCTGCGCAATTGGCTGCGGAAGCTCCTGGGACGCGAGGCTAGGGAGTAA